A genomic region of Nitrospinota bacterium contains the following coding sequences:
- a CDS encoding peroxiredoxin → MAIRLGDTAPNFTAETTEGTIDFHSYLGDGWGVLFSHPKDYTPVCTTELGRVANLKSEFEKRNVKVLALSVDPVDSHKGWVNDINETQACTVNYPIIADPEKKVSELYDMIHPNALDNLTVRSVFIIGPDKKVKLTITYPASTGRNFDEILRVIDSLQLTANYQVATPVDWKHGDDCVVVPAIKTEDIPAKFPKGHKVIKPYLRTTPQPDI, encoded by the coding sequence ATGGCTATAAGATTAGGAGATACAGCACCGAACTTCACAGCAGAAACCACAGAAGGCACCATTGATTTTCATAGTTATCTTGGTGACGGCTGGGGGGTTTTATTTTCCCACCCGAAAGACTACACCCCTGTCTGCACCACCGAATTAGGTCGTGTGGCAAATCTGAAAAGCGAATTTGAAAAGAGGAATGTAAAAGTACTGGCATTAAGTGTAGACCCTGTGGATTCACACAAGGGCTGGGTCAATGACATTAATGAAACTCAGGCTTGCACTGTCAATTACCCCATAATTGCCGATCCTGAAAAGAAAGTTTCTGAGCTGTATGACATGATCCACCCGAATGCTCTGGATAACTTGACAGTCCGTTCGGTGTTCATTATTGGACCCGACAAGAAAGTCAAACTCACAATCACCTACCCTGCATCAACGGGAAGAAACTTTGATGAGATTCTGCGTGTGATCGATTCACTTCAACTGACCGCAAATTATCAGGTCGCCACACCCGTAGACTGGAAGCATGGTGATGATTGTGTTGTAGTTCCCGCAATCAAAACAGAAGACATTCCGGCAAAATTTCCCAAAGGTCACAAAGTAATCAAACCTTATTTACGCACCACACCGCAACCGGATATTTAA
- a CDS encoding SDR family oxidoreductase, with translation MHIAVTGAGSGIGRSIAVSLAENDYSLILLGRNLENLKSTKTLLKNTEQHQCHSCDIRSTSEIRQALKNSEVSSLYALIANAGLGGENNYGENDRWQEVVDTNLTGTYNTVQECLPLIYKSSAPYKKIVIISSILARLGVPGYSAYCASKAGLLGLTRSLAAEHSQDKILVNALCPGWVDTDMAQEGLQGFADVLNVSKEEAYQEAMKAVPLGKMSKPEEVAKLVTYLVSEEQTSFTGQTIDINNGALMP, from the coding sequence ATGCATATTGCTGTCACAGGAGCTGGCTCAGGTATCGGCAGAAGCATTGCTGTATCCTTAGCGGAAAACGACTATTCCCTAATCCTCCTGGGGCGAAATCTGGAAAACCTGAAATCTACGAAAACTTTATTAAAAAATACTGAGCAGCACCAATGTCATAGTTGTGATATCAGAAGCACCTCAGAAATTCGCCAGGCACTGAAGAACAGTGAAGTCTCTTCTCTATACGCCCTCATTGCTAACGCCGGGCTCGGTGGAGAAAATAATTATGGAGAAAACGACCGGTGGCAAGAGGTAGTAGATACGAACCTGACCGGAACTTATAACACTGTTCAAGAATGCCTGCCTCTTATTTATAAAAGTTCCGCACCCTACAAAAAAATTGTCATCATCTCATCCATTCTGGCGAGGTTGGGAGTGCCGGGTTATTCTGCATATTGTGCTTCTAAAGCTGGGCTGCTGGGACTCACCCGGTCTTTAGCCGCAGAGCACAGTCAGGATAAAATACTTGTTAATGCTTTGTGTCCCGGTTGGGTCGATACCGATATGGCACAAGAAGGCCTGCAAGGGTTTGCGGATGTCCTCAATGTTTCCAAAGAAGAGGCTTATCAAGAAGCTATGAAAGCTGTGCCGCTGGGGAAAATGTCCAAACCAGAGGAAGTCGCCAAACTAGTAACCTACCTAGTTTCCGAAGAACAAACTTCATTCACCGGACAAACCATCGACATCAATAACGGCGCGCTCATGCCCTAG
- the rfbC gene encoding dTDP-4-dehydrorhamnose 3,5-epimerase, giving the protein MKASETRLEGVLLIEPTVHLDSRGRFFESFRKDKYLAMGIKDEFVQENQSLSSKNVLRGLHYREAPEQAKLVRVVKGEVFDVVVDIRKDSPTFGNWQGFNLSDANCLQLYVPVGFAHGFCVLSDEAEFLYKVTQYYSAEKEKGIMWNDPDIGIDWPVSDPILSDKDQQNPLLKSL; this is encoded by the coding sequence GTGAAAGCCAGTGAGACCAGACTTGAAGGAGTATTGCTCATAGAGCCTACTGTCCACCTTGATTCTCGAGGACGATTTTTTGAAAGTTTTAGAAAGGATAAATACCTTGCCATGGGGATCAAAGATGAGTTCGTACAGGAAAATCAGTCGCTCTCAAGTAAAAATGTATTAAGAGGACTTCATTACCGGGAAGCCCCGGAACAGGCTAAGCTGGTGCGAGTGGTCAAGGGTGAAGTCTTTGATGTTGTTGTGGATATAAGAAAGGACTCTCCAACTTTTGGTAACTGGCAGGGTTTTAATTTATCTGACGCCAATTGTCTTCAACTTTATGTTCCCGTTGGCTTTGCACACGGGTTTTGTGTGCTCAGCGATGAGGCAGAGTTTTTGTATAAGGTGACTCAATATTATTCTGCTGAAAAAGAAAAAGGCATAATGTGGAACGATCCAGATATTGGGATTGACTGGCCCGTATCAGATCCGATTCTATCTGATAAAGATCAACAGAATCCCTTATTGAAAAGTTTGTAG
- the hisA gene encoding 1-(5-phosphoribosyl)-5-[(5-phosphoribosylamino)methylideneamino]imidazole-4-carboxamide isomerase — translation MRIIPAVDIKDGRCVRLVQGKADQETVYSNDPLSMANHWDEEGAQTIHVVDLDGAFEGSPKNIEIVKNIIYSSSVDIQVGGGIRTLETIDAYVKAGAYRVILGTVAQKEPAFVEEACRRFPNKIIVGIDARDGLVAVKGWVEVSEQKATDLAQQMRGYGIAGFIFTDISRDGMLQGPNLESIKEFAESAQLPVIASGGVSRLEDIKNLAKLESHGIEGVIVGKALYDKTLTYKEAREAINVS, via the coding sequence ATGAGAATAATTCCAGCAGTAGATATAAAAGATGGCAGATGTGTGCGCCTTGTTCAAGGAAAGGCAGACCAGGAAACTGTTTATTCTAATGATCCACTTTCAATGGCTAATCATTGGGATGAAGAAGGTGCGCAGACCATTCACGTTGTAGACCTGGATGGAGCATTCGAGGGCTCACCTAAAAATATTGAAATAGTAAAAAACATTATATACAGCAGTTCTGTAGATATTCAGGTCGGAGGAGGGATCCGAACTCTTGAAACCATTGATGCTTATGTTAAGGCAGGAGCATATAGGGTTATCCTGGGAACTGTGGCCCAAAAAGAACCGGCATTTGTTGAAGAAGCATGTCGTCGTTTCCCCAACAAAATTATTGTTGGTATTGATGCCAGGGATGGGTTGGTCGCAGTAAAAGGCTGGGTAGAAGTTTCTGAGCAAAAAGCCACTGATCTCGCTCAACAAATGAGGGGTTATGGCATTGCCGGATTTATTTTCACCGACATTAGCCGGGATGGCATGCTTCAGGGCCCTAATCTGGAGAGCATAAAAGAATTTGCTGAATCTGCGCAACTACCTGTCATCGCATCGGGAGGAGTGAGCCGCCTGGAAGACATAAAAAATCTGGCCAAACTTGAATCCCATGGTATTGAAGGGGTTATAGTTGGCAAGGCCTTATACGATAAAACCCTCACATATAAAGAGGCCCGGGAAGCCATTAATGTTAGCTAA
- the hisF gene encoding imidazole glycerol phosphate synthase subunit HisF, whose product MLAKRIIPCLDVKDGRVVKGVNFVNLRDAGDPVEVASAYEIEGADELTFLDITASHEKRDIILDVVARTAEKVFMPLTVGGGVRTLDDIRNLLKAGADKVAINTAAVKDPGFVQRAAKRFGSQCIVVAIDAKEVQGSTSSSTPPEWGPEHPELLLKPSETLPAWEVYTHGGRNPTGIHVQRWAKKMEVYGAGEILLTSMDRDGTKIGYDIKLNRAVSESVTIPVIASGGAGTLQHLYEGIVDGKASAVLAASIFHFKEFTIQETKTFLQSKGVRVRPG is encoded by the coding sequence ATGTTAGCTAAACGCATCATACCCTGTTTGGATGTAAAAGATGGCCGTGTGGTCAAGGGAGTCAACTTTGTAAACCTTCGTGATGCGGGTGATCCGGTAGAAGTTGCTTCAGCTTATGAAATTGAAGGCGCTGATGAACTGACCTTTTTAGACATAACAGCTTCTCATGAAAAACGTGACATCATCCTGGATGTGGTAGCACGTACTGCCGAGAAAGTGTTCATGCCTTTGACTGTTGGCGGGGGAGTGCGCACACTGGATGATATCCGTAACCTCCTGAAGGCTGGTGCTGACAAAGTAGCCATCAACACTGCCGCAGTTAAAGATCCAGGTTTTGTACAGCGTGCCGCAAAACGTTTTGGTAGCCAGTGCATTGTCGTTGCTATTGATGCCAAAGAAGTACAGGGTTCCACTTCCTCATCCACACCCCCTGAATGGGGCCCTGAACACCCTGAACTGTTATTAAAACCATCTGAAACATTACCGGCCTGGGAGGTATATACGCATGGTGGAAGAAATCCCACGGGAATTCATGTTCAAAGGTGGGCAAAAAAAATGGAAGTTTATGGCGCGGGCGAAATTTTACTCACAAGTATGGACCGCGATGGCACCAAGATCGGATATGACATCAAGCTCAATAGAGCAGTTTCAGAATCAGTGACGATTCCCGTTATAGCATCAGGAGGAGCTGGCACCCTTCAACATTTATATGAGGGCATCGTGGATGGAAAGGCTTCAGCCGTGCTGGCCGCATCCATTTTTCATTTCAAAGAGTTTACCATTCAGGAAACCAAGACATTCCTGCAATCCAAAGGGGTCAGAGTCAGGCCCGGCTGA
- a CDS encoding LD-carboxypeptidase, with translation MSKSIRSLIRPPSLKEGDVVGVVAPAGPVDQGQLESGLEVIRKMGFIPLLGRHIHSRSRYMAGSDEERARDFMAMFRNPKVRAIFCARGGYGANRILSYLNREEIRANPKAVVGSSDITMLLHFLVQECRLVAFHGPMIAGSFGRAKMKKSCSQFKALLTGNPKGKTFYSSGAKVFSKGVAQGKITGGCLTLLCRSLKTPYEINTRNKILLIEDVNEPLYRIDGMLWQLANAGIFKSVRGIIFGEMVNCLPQRKGDGKLEDVLADLFPKPGIPVLTHCPIGHGKEIWTLPFETSATLDSESKTLELKHCGVKQVSRA, from the coding sequence ATGTCCAAATCAATTCGTTCCCTTATTCGGCCGCCTTCTTTGAAAGAAGGCGATGTTGTGGGCGTGGTGGCTCCAGCAGGTCCGGTGGACCAGGGACAGCTGGAGAGCGGGTTAGAAGTGATACGCAAAATGGGGTTTATACCTTTATTAGGCAGGCATATTCATTCCCGTTCCCGTTATATGGCCGGCTCAGATGAGGAGCGAGCCCGGGATTTTATGGCTATGTTCCGGAATCCAAAGGTTCGTGCAATTTTCTGTGCCCGTGGAGGGTATGGTGCTAACCGCATACTTTCTTACCTTAACCGTGAAGAGATAAGGGCGAACCCGAAGGCCGTGGTAGGTTCCAGCGATATCACCATGCTTTTGCACTTTCTAGTTCAGGAATGCAGATTGGTTGCGTTTCATGGGCCAATGATTGCCGGTAGCTTTGGTCGGGCCAAAATGAAAAAATCATGTTCTCAGTTCAAGGCACTATTGACAGGGAACCCTAAAGGTAAGACCTTTTACTCCTCTGGCGCGAAGGTATTTTCCAAAGGGGTCGCGCAGGGAAAAATTACTGGCGGTTGTTTAACATTGTTGTGCCGATCCTTAAAAACTCCTTATGAAATTAACACTCGAAACAAAATATTGCTGATCGAAGATGTTAACGAGCCTTTATACCGGATTGATGGGATGCTTTGGCAATTAGCAAATGCGGGGATTTTTAAAAGTGTAAGAGGAATAATTTTTGGCGAGATGGTGAACTGCCTGCCACAACGTAAAGGTGATGGAAAGCTTGAAGATGTTCTCGCAGATCTTTTTCCAAAACCCGGAATTCCTGTTTTGACTCATTGCCCGATAGGCCATGGAAAAGAAATATGGACGCTTCCTTTTGAGACATCAGCAACTCTTGATAGCGAATCGAAAACCCTGGAGCTCAAGCATTGCGGAGTCAAGCAGGTCAGCCGGGCCTGA
- a CDS encoding NTP transferase domain-containing protein: protein MVSVTAIIQARLGSTRLPGKSLRQIAGLPMLEHIIIRLKQVPEIDLILLAIPESKLEYPLIELAHRLEIEVSQGPEEDVLGRFIKAAENINTEHVVRVCGDNPLIDIQLLTSLIQSHLSEKADYTIPHNPVPLGSSCEIIRFETLKKINEQAVDSKYREHVTTWFHDHPSSFRIKRVNVPLYLKDCAFRLTVDTEEDFQLMEEIFNNLPNSPDSPLSLQTAIEYLNNHPDTASINSDVQQQKWWEEKL, encoded by the coding sequence ATGGTTTCTGTCACCGCTATCATTCAAGCTCGATTAGGGTCTACCCGCCTTCCTGGCAAAAGCCTGCGCCAGATTGCCGGGCTGCCTATGCTGGAGCATATCATCATTCGTTTGAAACAGGTGCCGGAAATTGATCTCATCCTACTGGCAATACCAGAAAGTAAATTAGAATATCCATTGATTGAACTGGCTCACCGGCTTGAAATTGAGGTTTCCCAGGGTCCGGAGGAAGATGTATTAGGCCGGTTTATTAAAGCGGCAGAAAATATAAACACAGAGCATGTGGTCAGGGTTTGTGGAGACAACCCACTGATAGATATACAACTCCTAACTTCACTCATTCAATCACATCTTTCTGAGAAAGCCGATTACACGATTCCCCATAATCCCGTACCACTGGGAAGTTCCTGTGAAATAATTCGTTTTGAAACCTTGAAAAAAATAAACGAACAGGCTGTAGATTCCAAATACCGCGAGCATGTTACCACCTGGTTTCATGATCACCCCTCTTCTTTCAGGATCAAACGGGTTAATGTTCCCCTTTACTTAAAAGATTGCGCCTTCCGACTGACTGTTGATACAGAAGAAGATTTTCAACTTATGGAGGAAATTTTTAACAACCTCCCAAACTCTCCAGACTCGCCACTGAGTTTACAAACCGCTATCGAATACTTAAACAACCACCCTGATACAGCTTCCATAAATAGTGATGTCCAGCAACAAAAGTGGTGGGAAGAAAAATTATAG
- a CDS encoding flagellin FliC, whose protein sequence is MAVRLFNNLASINAQRILGRNTDSLNKSVERISSGIRINQASDDAAGLAISEALRSDIRVLRQAVRNGNDGISLINVAEGALNEQSSILIRLRELASQAATGTVGSTERATIQLEFAALRNEIDRIASTTQFNGQGLVDGSLASSVSASSQVIIQIGSDSETSSRINLNESIALSAITSTTLEIQSLSVTSASGALTALDSINNAIASVAQGRGKVGAVQNRLTRSVANLTTSVENLQAAESQIRDADIAEEIATLTRNQILVQASTAMVGQANLIPQSILQLLA, encoded by the coding sequence ATGGCCGTACGACTCTTCAACAATTTAGCTTCGATAAATGCTCAAAGAATTCTGGGTAGAAACACAGATAGTCTTAATAAATCTGTAGAACGTATCTCATCTGGTATTAGAATCAACCAAGCTTCTGATGATGCCGCTGGATTGGCAATTTCTGAAGCACTTCGATCTGATATTCGAGTATTAAGACAGGCAGTTAGAAATGGAAATGACGGTATCTCTCTTATCAACGTTGCAGAAGGTGCACTTAACGAGCAATCTAGCATCCTGATCCGCCTAAGAGAATTGGCCTCTCAGGCAGCTACGGGAACTGTTGGTTCTACAGAACGTGCAACCATACAACTTGAGTTTGCCGCACTTCGTAATGAAATCGACCGTATTGCATCAACAACTCAGTTTAATGGGCAAGGGCTAGTAGATGGCTCACTCGCATCCAGCGTTAGTGCTTCCAGTCAAGTTATCATTCAAATAGGAAGTGATAGTGAAACTAGTAGCAGAATAAACCTGAATGAGAGTATTGCTCTCTCAGCAATTACTTCTACAACTTTAGAAATCCAAAGTCTATCAGTTACAAGTGCCTCAGGTGCATTAACAGCCCTTGATTCTATTAATAATGCTATTGCATCTGTAGCTCAGGGACGTGGTAAGGTGGGTGCGGTTCAAAATAGGTTGACTCGCTCAGTTGCAAACCTTACAACCTCAGTTGAAAATCTTCAAGCAGCAGAATCTCAAATCCGGGATGCAGATATCGCCGAAGAAATCGCCACTCTAACTCGAAACCAGATTCTTGTTCAAGCTTCTACAGCAATGGTTGGTCAAGCTAATCTGATTCCACAATCCATATTACAGCTACTCGCTTAA
- a CDS encoding flagellin FliC: MPLRIFNNTASINAQRLLDINNNHLSKSVERISSGIRINRASDDAAGLAISEGLRSDIRSLRQAVRNSNDGVSLINIAEGALNEQGSMLIRLRELASQAATGTTGSTERATIQLEFNALRNEIDRITNTTEFNGQNLVDGSLASSVSSANQIFIQVGIDNTADSRINLNEQLNLTAITASALEISDISITASTAALTALDAINTAISSVTAARGKVGAIQNRLTRTISNLAISVENLQAAESQIRDADIAEEVALLTRNQILVQASTAMVGQANLLPQSILQLLG; encoded by the coding sequence ATGCCACTTCGAATCTTTAATAACACTGCTTCTATTAATGCCCAAAGACTTTTAGACATCAACAATAATCATTTATCAAAATCGGTTGAAAGAATTTCTTCAGGAATCCGTATTAACCGAGCTTCTGACGATGCTGCCGGACTTGCTATTTCAGAGGGACTTCGTTCTGATATCCGCTCCCTTCGGCAAGCTGTCCGAAATTCAAATGATGGGGTATCACTTATCAATATCGCAGAAGGTGCTCTGAATGAGCAGGGAAGTATGCTGATAAGGTTAAGAGAACTTGCGTCTCAAGCTGCCACAGGTACCACAGGCTCAACTGAACGCGCGACCATTCAACTAGAGTTTAACGCTCTTCGAAACGAAATCGACCGCATCACTAACACCACAGAGTTTAATGGACAAAACCTTGTAGATGGCTCTCTAGCTTCCTCTGTGAGCTCTGCTAATCAAATTTTCATTCAAGTTGGCATTGATAACACCGCTGATAGTCGAATTAACTTGAACGAACAACTTAATTTAACAGCTATTACCGCATCTGCACTTGAAATTAGTGATATAAGCATTACCGCTTCCACTGCAGCTTTAACAGCATTGGATGCAATAAACACTGCAATTTCTTCTGTCACAGCAGCTCGAGGTAAAGTAGGTGCTATCCAAAATAGATTGACTCGAACTATTTCCAACCTTGCAATATCAGTTGAAAATCTTCAGGCGGCAGAATCTCAAATAAGAGATGCAGACATTGCTGAGGAAGTTGCACTTTTGACTCGAAACCAGATCTTAGTGCAGGCTTCAACAGCTATGGTTGGTCAAGCAAACTTACTTCCACAATCAATATTACAGCTTTTGGGATAA
- a CDS encoding flagellar protein FlaG: MSLDISSFTGRLNSPVQQTGRNQKPSKEHFRSGSNTAKGVDANKEATGFADTAVLDQISLSTGHKVDYKVNPETNEVVIRVVDRESGKVVRQIPGEDFLKLTQRIAEFNQKYLDETV, translated from the coding sequence ATGTCACTAGATATTTCCTCCTTTACAGGTAGGTTAAACAGCCCTGTGCAGCAAACCGGGCGAAACCAAAAGCCTTCAAAGGAGCATTTCCGTAGCGGGTCCAATACCGCAAAGGGAGTTGATGCAAATAAAGAAGCAACCGGTTTTGCAGATACTGCGGTGTTGGATCAGATAAGTTTATCAACTGGTCATAAGGTGGATTACAAAGTTAATCCGGAAACAAACGAAGTGGTTATACGTGTTGTAGATCGTGAATCAGGAAAAGTCGTTCGACAAATTCCTGGAGAAGACTTTTTAAAGCTAACTCAGCGAATCGCAGAGTTTAACCAAAAGTATCTCGATGAAACTGTTTGA
- a CDS encoding flagellin FliC — translation MPIRIFNNTASINAQRLLDINNGRLSKSVERISSGIRINRASDDAAGLAISEGLRSDLRSLRQAIRNSNDGISLLNITEGALNEQGSMLIRLRELASQAATGTTGSTERATIQLEFNALRNEIDRITNTTEFNGQNLVDGSLASSVSSANQIFIQVGIDSTADSRINLNEQLNLTAITASALEINSVSITAANAALTALDAINTAISSVTAARGKVGAVQNRLTRTISNLAISVENLQAAESQIRDADIAEEVALLTRNQILVQASTAMVGQANLLPQSILQLLQ, via the coding sequence ATGCCTATCAGAATCTTTAATAACACTGCTTCTATTAATGCCCAAAGACTTTTAGACATCAACAATGGTCGTTTATCAAAATCGGTTGAAAGAATTTCTTCAGGAATCCGTATTAACCGAGCTTCTGACGATGCTGCCGGACTTGCTATTTCAGAGGGACTCCGCTCCGATCTCCGCTCCCTTCGGCAAGCTATCCGAAATTCAAATGATGGTATCTCACTTTTAAATATCACAGAAGGTGCTCTGAATGAGCAGGGAAGTATGCTGATAAGGTTAAGAGAACTTGCGTCTCAAGCTGCCACAGGTACCACAGGCTCAACTGAACGCGCGACCATTCAACTAGAGTTTAACGCTCTTCGAAACGAAATCGACCGCATCACTAACACCACAGAGTTTAATGGACAAAACCTTGTAGATGGCTCTCTAGCTTCCTCTGTGAGCTCTGCTAATCAAATTTTCATTCAAGTTGGCATTGATAGCACCGCTGATAGTCGAATTAACTTGAACGAACAACTTAATTTAACAGCTATCACAGCATCTGCACTTGAAATTAATAGTGTAAGCATTACCGCTGCCAATGCAGCTTTAACAGCATTGGATGCAATAAACACTGCAATTTCTTCTGTCACAGCAGCTCGAGGTAAAGTAGGTGCTGTCCAAAATAGATTGACTCGAACTATTTCCAACCTTGCAATATCAGTTGAAAATCTTCAGGCGGCAGAATCTCAAATAAGAGATGCAGACATTGCTGAGGAAGTTGCACTTTTGACTCGAAACCAGATCTTAGTGCAGGCTTCAACAGCTATGGTTGGTCAAGCAAACTTACTTCCACAATCAATATTACAGCTTCTACAATAA
- a CDS encoding Gfo/Idh/MocA family oxidoreductase — MKKFKTGIVGCGRIGSLLEKDPLRGKPCTHAGGFSSLPAIDLSAGCDIDKDRLQMFGNQWNVNRLYRDHQDMLQQENLDILCIATWTSLHSSMTLDAVKAGVKGIFCEKPIATNLEKAREMVRACKKNKIPLIINHERRWDAYYQQARKLVHSGKIGEVKTIIGNALSWKPEKLPVSIHGGGPLFHDGTHLTDLLIFFGGPVAWVSGHENRPGGKKYIEETASAMLCFKSGAIGFIEGGGARKYFNFELDIQGSEGRLLIGNGGRELYVTKKSRRFSGFQELEKVSFPEPKKIESPFTGGAREMLRSLRTGKSGVSTGEDGLRALEIITAIYQSAQQKGKRVTPGEV; from the coding sequence GTGAAAAAATTCAAAACAGGAATTGTTGGGTGTGGTCGAATAGGAAGCCTTCTTGAAAAAGATCCCTTACGTGGCAAACCTTGCACTCATGCAGGCGGATTTTCTTCCTTACCTGCTATTGATCTATCAGCGGGATGCGATATAGACAAAGATCGACTACAAATGTTTGGGAATCAATGGAATGTAAATCGACTGTATCGCGATCATCAGGACATGCTTCAACAAGAAAACCTGGATATCCTGTGTATTGCCACCTGGACATCATTACACTCAAGCATGACCCTCGATGCGGTAAAGGCTGGAGTCAAAGGTATTTTCTGCGAAAAACCAATAGCGACCAACTTGGAAAAAGCACGTGAAATGGTTCGTGCTTGCAAGAAAAACAAAATTCCTCTCATTATAAATCATGAACGAAGGTGGGACGCTTATTATCAACAAGCACGCAAACTGGTTCACTCGGGAAAAATCGGGGAGGTAAAAACCATAATTGGCAATGCTCTGAGTTGGAAACCAGAAAAGCTGCCTGTTTCAATACATGGTGGAGGTCCTCTTTTTCACGATGGCACTCACCTTACAGATCTCCTGATTTTTTTTGGCGGTCCCGTAGCCTGGGTATCCGGTCACGAAAACAGGCCCGGCGGTAAAAAGTACATTGAGGAAACTGCAAGCGCCATGTTGTGTTTTAAAAGTGGTGCCATTGGATTTATCGAAGGAGGAGGCGCCAGAAAATATTTCAACTTTGAGTTGGACATTCAAGGCTCAGAAGGCCGATTACTAATTGGCAATGGCGGACGGGAACTCTATGTTACAAAAAAAAGCCGACGATTTTCCGGATTTCAGGAGCTGGAAAAAGTTTCTTTCCCCGAGCCCAAAAAAATTGAATCCCCTTTTACCGGAGGAGCACGTGAAATGTTAAGATCTCTCCGTACTGGAAAGAGTGGGGTTTCAACAGGTGAAGACGGGTTACGGGCATTGGAGATCATCACTGCCATCTATCAATCGGCACAACAAAAAGGTAAACGTGTGACTCCAGGTGAGGTCTGA
- a CDS encoding ATP-binding cassette domain-containing protein, with product MIEVENLTKYYGPRKAINNLSFEIAQGEVVGFLGPNGAGKSTTMNILSCILPASSGAARIKGYDTFEHSIELRKIIGYLPETPPLYPDMSVRDYLVFAANVRGVPGKQTVNAVETVMEKCSLKDVSHRIIGRLSKGYQQRVGLAQAMVHNPDILILDEPTIGLDPIQIIEIRKLIQELASSHTIILSSHILPEITQICQRVIIINEGEIAAVDSLEGLTASLRKSERLSLTVRNAKDDIAEKLKSIDQVLSVLPGEQNQFLVECALNSNLQDDFARISLENQWGLVEIKPISMTLEDVFLKLTIEEKDVEI from the coding sequence ATGATTGAGGTTGAGAATCTTACCAAGTACTACGGGCCGAGAAAGGCCATCAATAATTTATCTTTTGAAATAGCACAAGGTGAGGTCGTTGGTTTCCTGGGTCCGAATGGAGCGGGTAAAAGCACGACCATGAATATACTTTCATGCATCCTTCCCGCATCCAGCGGAGCAGCCCGAATTAAGGGTTACGACACTTTTGAACATTCAATCGAACTAAGAAAAATCATAGGCTATCTGCCAGAGACACCACCTCTCTACCCTGACATGTCTGTGCGTGATTATCTTGTATTTGCCGCAAATGTCAGAGGAGTTCCAGGAAAACAAACCGTAAACGCAGTTGAAACTGTGATGGAAAAATGTTCCCTGAAAGACGTTAGCCATCGCATTATTGGACGTCTTTCCAAAGGCTACCAGCAACGCGTAGGACTGGCCCAGGCCATGGTGCATAATCCTGACATCCTCATTCTCGATGAACCGACCATAGGACTTGATCCTATTCAAATTATAGAAATCCGCAAGTTGATACAAGAATTAGCATCATCGCATACCATAATACTCAGCTCGCATATCCTTCCTGAAATCACACAAATTTGCCAGCGTGTCATTATCATCAACGAAGGTGAAATTGCGGCCGTGGATTCCCTGGAAGGTTTGACCGCTTCGCTAAGAAAAAGCGAGCGCCTTTCGCTAACGGTAAGAAACGCAAAAGATGATATAGCGGAAAAACTGAAGTCTATCGATCAAGTGCTTTCTGTTTTACCCGGTGAACAAAACCAGTTCCTGGTTGAATGCGCATTGAACTCAAACTTGCAGGATGACTTCGCCCGCATATCTCTGGAGAACCAATGGGGTCTTGTCGAAATCAAACCAATTTCAATGACCCTGGAAGATGTATTTCTCAAACTGACTATTGAAGAAAAGGATGTAGAAATATGA